From Perognathus longimembris pacificus isolate PPM17 chromosome 22, ASM2315922v1, whole genome shotgun sequence, one genomic window encodes:
- the Wdr36 gene encoding WD repeat-containing protein 36: MEGGGAPGRAGSALFAGFRALGLFSNDVPHVVRFSALKRRFYVTTCVGTSFHTYDVQKLSLVAVSNSVPQEICCMAADGKLVFAAYGNVFSAFARNKEIVHTFKGHRAEIQLLQPFGDHIISVDTDSVLIIWHIYSEEEYLQLTFDKSVFKISTILHPSTYLNKVLLGSEQGSLQLWNVKSNKLLYTFPGWKVGVTALEQAPAVDVVAVGLMSGQVIIHNIKFDETLMKFRQDWGPITSISFRTDGHPVMAAGSPCGHIGLWDLEDRKLINQMRNAHSTAIAGLTFLHREPLLVTNGADNALRIWIFDGPSGEGRLLKVRMGHSAPLTSIRYYGQSGQHILSASQDGTLQSFSTVHEKFNKSLGHGLINKNRVKRKGLQNTLSVRLPPVTKFAAQEARESDWDGIIACHQGKLSCSTWNYQRSTIGSYFLKPKELTKDNITATAVDITSCGNFAVIGLSSGTVDVYNMQSGIHRGSFGTDQAHKGSVRGVAVDGLNQLTVTTGSEGLLKFWNFKNKILIHSMSLDSSPNIMLLHRDSGILGLALDDFSITVVDIETRKVVREFSGHQGQINDMTFSPDGRWLISAAMDCSIRTWDLPSGRLIDCFLLDSAPLNVTMSPTGDFLATSHVDHLGIYLWSNISLYSVVSLRPLPTDYVPSTVMLPGTCQAQDMEVEEEEVEPSDEMIEYDSPEQLNEKLVTLSLLPESRWKNLLNLDVIKKKNKPKEPPKIPKSAPFFIPTVPGLVPRFAVPEQSSDPQQSKVVNLGILAQKSDFCLKLEEGLFNNKYEAALNLLKELGPSGIETELRNLSPDGGGSLEVMQSFLRMIGMMLDRKRDFELAQAYLALFLKLHLKMLPSEPVLLEEMTKLLSQVEENWIHLQSLFNQSMCVLNYIKSALL; the protein is encoded by the exons GTGCAGAAGCTTAGTCTTGTTGCAGTAA GTAACTCTGTTCCACAGGAGATCTGCTGTATGGCAGCTGATGGGAAGCTAGTCTTTGCTGCATATGGGAATGTTTTCTCTGCATTTGCCCGTAACAAAGAG ATAGTACATACCTTTAAGGGTCATAGGGCAGAAATCCAGCTTTTGCAGCCCTTTGGTGACCACATCATCTCTGTTGATACCGACAGTGTTCTTATTATTTGGCACATATATTCAGAAG AAGAATACCTGCAACTAACTTTCGATAAATcggtttttaaaatttctacaaTTTTGCATCCAAGTACCTACTTGAATAAAGTACTTCTGGGCAGTGAACAAGGAAGCCTGCAGTTATGGAATGTAAAATCCAA TAAGCTTCTGTATACATTTCCAGGATGGAAAGTTGGAGTGACAGCTCTTGAGcag GCACCAGCGGTggatgttgttgctgttggtcttATGTCTGGTCAGGTAATCATTCACAACATTAAGTTTGATGAAACATTAATGAAGTTTCGTCAAGACTGGGGACCCATTACTTCAATTTCATTTCGCACAG ATGGTCATCCAGTAATGGCCGCTGGAAGCCCATGTGGCCATATTGGACTCTGGGATCTGGAAGACAGAAAATTAATCAATCAGATGAGAAATGCACACTCGACAGCAATTGCAGGACTCACGTTTCTTCATAGAGAGCCGCTTCTTGTTACAAATGGCGCTGACAATGCTCTCAGG ATATGGATATTTGATGGTCCTTCGGGTGAAGGACGGCTACTGAAAGTCAGAATGGGACATAGTGCTCCTCTTACCAGTATCAGATATTATGGACAGAGTGGACAACATATTCTCAGTGCAA GTCAAGATGGAACTCTCCAGTCATTTTCCACAGTACATGAAAAATTTAACAAGAGCTTGGGACATG gattaataaataaaaacagagtgAAACGTAAAGGACTTCAGAATACCTTGTCAGTAAGACTTCCTCCTGTCACAAAGTTTGCAGCCC AGGAAGCTCGTGAGAGTGACTGGGATGGTATCATTGCTTGCCATCAAGGTAAGCTATCTTGCTCAACCTGGAACTATCAGAGGTCTACCATAGGATCTTACTTTCTCAAGCCAAAGGAACTGACAAAAGATAACATTACTGCAACA gCAGTAGATATAACTTCTTGTGGAAACTTTGCTGTAATCGGCCTCTCATCAGGTACTGTAGATGTATATAACATGCAGTCTGGTATACATCGAGGAAGTTTTGGCACTGATCAAG CTCATAAGGGATCTGTGAGAGGTGTTGCTGTGGATGGATTAAACCAGCTGACAGTTACAACTGGCAGTGAAGGGTTACTCAAATTCtggaactttaaaaacaaaatcttgatCCATTCCATGAGTCTTGATTCATCTCCAAACATAATGCTACTACATCGGGACAG TGGCATCCTGGGACTTGCCTTGGATGACTTCTCCATTACTGTTGTGGACATAGAAACGAGGAAGGTCGTCAGAGAGTTCTCAGGACACCAAGGCCAAATCAATGACATG ACTTTCAGTCCTGATGGCCGTTGGTTAATCAGCGCTGCCATGGATTGCTCCATCAGGACCTGGGACCTTCCATCTGGGCG CCTCATAGACTGCTTTTTGTTGGACTCAGCTCCTCTCAATGTAACTATGTCCCCTACTGGAGACTTCTTGGCAACTTCTCATGTGGACCACCTTGGAATTTATCTCTG GTCTAATATTTCCCTGTATTCAGTTGTTTCACTACGACCACTTCCTACAGATTATGTACCTTCAACGGTGATGCTTCCTGGTACTTGTCAAGCTCAAG atatggaagtagaagaagaagaagtagaacCAAGTGATGAAATGATAGAGTATGACTCACCGGAACAGTTAAATGAGAAGTTGGTAACTCTGTCCCTTCTCCCTGAATCACGGTGGAAAAACCTGCTGAATCTTGATGTTATTAAG aaaaaaaataaaccaaaggagcCACCCAAGATACCCAAATCAGCACCATTTTTTATTCCAACTGTCCCTGGACTTGTACCCAgatttgctgtccctgagcaaagcAGCGATCCCCAGCAG tcgaaAGTAGTAAATCTTGGGATTTTGGCTCAAAAATCAGATTTCTGCCTGAAACTTGAAGAAGGACTGTTCAATAATAAAT ATGAAGCTGCTCTGAACCTTCTGAAAGAATTAGGCCCCTCAGGAATTGAGACAGAGCTGCGAAATTTGTCTCCGGATGGTGGTGGGTCTCTAGAGGTCATGCAGAGCTTTCTGAGAATGATTGGAATGATGTTGGACAGAAAGCGGGATTTTGAGTTAGCCCAGGCTTACCTTGCATTGTTTCTGAAG ttaCACCTCAAAATGCTTCCTTCAGAGCCAGTACTCCTAGAAGAAATGACAAAACTGCTTTCACAAGTGGAAGAAAACTGGATTCATTTACAGTCACTCTTCAATCAAAGCATGTGTGTTTTAAACTATATCAAAAGTGCCTTGCTGTAA